Part of the Micropterus dolomieu isolate WLL.071019.BEF.003 ecotype Adirondacks linkage group LG22, ASM2129224v1, whole genome shotgun sequence genome is shown below.
GTACCATTCATATTGACGTGTTGTTTTTGGGAAACCAGACCCTTGGTGAAAGGGGCTTCTCAAGTGCTAACTGTGATGTTTTTACTGTTGCAGGAGTTAACTACTGAAGGTGCCTTTTTCATTCAAAGAGCAGGGCCACTCTGCATAAAACTGTCATTGGTATttgggggaggaaaaaaaagaagaagaaaaaaaaaacttgggcCAGCAGTATTCACGCATCTGTAGTTTCACACTGTTGCCACTTTTCAAAGTGCTTTGTTCATACTTACAATAAGTTGATATCAGATGCCTTGTAAAATGTATGAAGCCTATTGGCACTGACATGATTtcatatttaaacagaacattttTTCCCAGAcatgtaataatatatatatatggcatTTGTAAATGCAAGGTTTTCCAGGACACTAATTAAACTGCATGTGGTGTTAGCTAACTGAAAGAATGGCCTGGATTTCGTTTTAATTTCTATTTCCAACCCAGCAAACTGTTTGGTGAATTGGTTTGTTGGACCTGGAAAAACAATGCCTCAATGGAAAtgtgaaatcaaacattttgcCAAGTATAAATCACTGCAATTCATCTACCAAGGAGAACAACTTTCTTTAtttattgctcttttttaaaaaatgtgtttgtcctTTTATGGGATTCATCTTTGCATAGTTCATTCttttcacagcgaaactcaaaAGTATGGCGAAAGGGAAAtggaatatattttttcaatttttgATGGTGGATGCTTTATCATGTCATCCTCTTGAGAAAAGCTTTCAGAAAACAAGTGTATTGTTGTCTCAGTATAATTGAAAAATAAAGCTCTTTTCAATTCAACAAGGTGTCGTGTTTCCCCAAGAGGGCAGTGTTACTCTATTTCTAATCTGAACCACAACTGTTTTCCATTGACAACCACTAGGACATTAAATGATTATTATCATCTTCATTATTAAAATACACAGACATGTGTTTCTAAAAGGCACAATTTAAATCATTTGTTTCCTATAAAGTGTTTTATTAACCTTTCAATCAACTGTGACATCATTTTGTGAAAGCATTTAGTGAAATGTATGACACTATCACATGTGATAATAAATCTGCAGCTTTGAGGACTGAAGTTCTGAAATTATTTAGTTGAATGTTTCCAGTTTATCCTCGTAcacttgttttgtctgtgtcaTAAATATCAATAAACATCCATTAACAAGCTTATAATTCCTAGACAATATATTAAGAATTTAATTGTAAACACAGTATCAAGGGTGTCTTTGCTCATCAAAACTCCAACATGattcacagttttttttccatcttttgTGCTCAatcattttgttacattttgaaGTTAACATATATATAATCTGCTGACAGTCAAAGTCTAAGCCATGCCTTGAATGGCAGCATGAAAAATGCATCACAGGTGAGATAATCCCCTGAAATGTCTCCGCTGCTTTTCCCCCTCCGGAAGCACTTTTGGTTGAGATGCTACCCACTCATCTCTTGAATCACTGGAGATGAAACTTTTAGCAGCAGCATCTTATCACAAAACAAAGAGCAGAGAAAGACTTAAAGGTTGGTGCAAAAGCTTGCATCAGTACAGAGCCCTTACTTTGCAAGAACGCTAGTTACAAAACTGCCGGTGTTACATCAGAAGTGTGGAATGCACAGAGGTTTAACCTTGGCtgttaaattacaaaaaatacgCAAGGCTACTTTATAAACTTGATTTGAGTCCAGTGTTTTAAACTTTAATTGGTCCCTATTCAAAGTATTTGTTGTGTCTATTTTAAAAAGCGTATAACGTATGATTTCAATAATCAGTTAATCAAACAATCTGTCACAAAACAATCTAATGCAATTATTCCAGAAAGCCCTTCAGTTATTGCTGGATTGAGTTTCGTGTACAACATGCTATTCTAAACATAAATGCAACACGATGTGCCTGTGATGTGTTGCCTAATCTTCTTGTGCACCAGTTTGACTTTAGTTCACCATTACAGCTCCAGATAGATGACACTAAATCCTTTTAAAAACCTGTCttgataaactttttttatttgaagttaGTCAGTAAGGCTTTATCTCCACCCTCGTTATCATGGTTTGATTCTTAACTTGGGCTGTGCGAGGGTTACAATCCCAATCAATGAGGATATCAAACCACAAAATCCCACCACTCCTGCATTTGACTGATATATACCCAGCCTGTCTAAAGGAATGAAGAGATCACATATATTCTTCAGCATGTCATAGGCAACAGCCGGATGTGATTTTAGGGTCTTCaacagcagaaagagaaaagcatCCAGCTGAGGAATGACAACTTCAGCTACTTCAGGATTCTCGCTGAGGTGCTGATCTATTTTCTGTCTAAAGTGTTTATCTCTCACTTTCTGGACCATTAACTGGATGACTACGTAAACATCTCTGGTCAGGCTCATAACTAGTGAGAGGAAGTAGCAGCGAGAGGCGTTTAGGCTCCAGCGTTCCTTGTCGATATCGCGGATAAGGCCGACACTTCTGGCCCAAAGTACATTGTCACAGATAAAGTAGAGGGCGCGGTTGATGTTGGCCACAGTAAGGCACAGGCACAGCACTCGGTCAGAGAGTTGCAAGGTTCGCTTAGCAGCCTCAATGGAATTTACTGTGTTTCCCAGCCTGAACACTGACAGAGGGGGAAGGAAAAAAGGGTATTAAGAACAGTAATCAATTCAATATGAAATGTCAGGTCATCAACATTATCTTTCACCTTATTACATTGTTTCTCCGAGGGAAAGAGATCATGTTCTTCATTTAATCAGGGTGTTTGATGGCACCTAATCTAGCTGAGGCTCTTACTTGCATTCTCTGCTTTCTGAACCCTTCAGAAACTATGTTATTGGCATCATTCACAATCCCCTGCCTGTCTCCTACACCCACTTTGCCCGAAGGCATAGATGCAGAAGAGCCCTGTGGCTGCAGCTCTGATGTAGAAAAGAGATAATAAGGGCTTTATTTCCTGACCCTGCTCTAAGGCAGCGCCTTATTCTTCATTTCCACGTGGAGCTTGTGTCAtgtcactgaaaatgttttattcatatcAAAACCACACTGTGTCAAAGTTCAAAAAGTTTCAAAAATCACCCCGGGCTGTGAAGTAAACCTATGTATGAGTGGTCTTATGGTTGTTAAGTGTCCCAGCCTCAGTTGCCGCAGGTTCACGTGTCAACACACAGTACAGTCAACCACACAGTGTCTATCTCACCTCACAGTGGGACAAACTTCAGTACTGCCACAAACAGCCATGGGCCTGGTCTAGATGCCAAAGAGAATACAAATTTGCCAACTTGTACAGTACGAAATTCAGTACaatttgtactgtactgtactacaAAGCACGAACAAATATGACTTGACACACTTGATCATCCTCATGTGGTGTATACAGTTTGATCATTTGCCAAAGAATGAAAATTAAAGACACAGTAAAATAGACATTTGGGGTGAATGAAATTTCACTAGATATTCGCTATCTTGTCAGCTTAACTACTAATTACTGTGTCTTGGCAAAGCGATTGTATATATTAGTGATTTCGGAGACAAAATGTGGGCAGTTGCTGTTTGAAAAAACTTTGGCGAAGATTTCACCAAATTTCACCACACTACATATGTAATTTTTGTTAACAGTTAACAATGTATTAAAGAAgattattgaattattattagtagtgcTGTGGCTCGGGAGATAAAGAGGGTTCCCGGCTCTTCCAGTCTGCATGCctatgtgtccctgagcaagatactgaaccccaatttCTCCTGAAATCGATGCCATcattgtatgaatgtgtgtgaatgaccATCCTAGTTCATTTCTAATGTGCAGTTGACACCTTGCAAGGCAACCATttccagtgtgtgaatggggggAATGTTACATGTTGtataaaagtgctttgagtggtcagaagactagaaaggcgccaTATAAgaacagtccatttaccatttttcCACCTTCCATCAAGCCCAATCAACTTAGGCTATTATTTGCTGTGACTCAGCTCCTGTCTTGTTGGACTAAAAGAATGGGCAGTNNNNNNNNNNNNNNNNNNNNTACTGCCACAAACAGCCATGGGCCTGGTCTAGATGCCAAAGAGAATACAAATTTGCCAACTTGTACAGTACGAAATTCAGTACaatttgtactgtactgtactacaAAGCACGAACAAATATGACTTGACACACTTGATCATCCTCATGTGGTGTATACAGTTTGATCATTTGCCAAAGAATGAAAATTAAAGACACAGTAAAATAGACATTTGGGGTGAATGAAATTTCACTAGATATTCGCTATCTTGTCAGCTTAACAATGTGTCTTGGCAAAGCGATTGTATATATTAGTGATTTCGGAGACAAAATGTGGGCAGTTGCTGTTTGAAAAAACTTTGGCGAAGATTTCACCAAATTTCACCACACTACATATGTAATTTTTGTTAACAGTTAACAATGTCACAACTTCTCATGATATAATCCTTATCCCTTATTTTGATTTTCAGGATCATATGAACCTAATGCtatgaaatatttataaaaatttttaaatagCAGATAAAAGGTTTATGGATTTTACCATCAAATGTCCAGTGGCACTTAGGAACATTTTTGTGGGACaagaaaattttttttattgtattgcattgtattattggggtggtgatggtgcagtggaaaagacacatgcctttggtgtgagagacccgggtttgattcccactgtgacccatccaccgttgtgtccctgagcaagacacctaacccctaattgctccagatgagcattggataaaagcgtcagctaaatgtattaaagaagattattgaattattattagtagtgcTGTGGCTCGGGAGATAAAGAGGGTTCCCGGCTCTTCCAGTCTGCATGCctatgtgtccctgagcaagatactgaaccccaatttCTCCTGAAATCGATGCCATcattgtatgaatgtgtgtgaatgaccATCCTAGTTCATTTCTAATGTGCAGTTGACACCTTGCAAGGCAACCATttccagtgtgtgaatggggggAATGTTACATGTTGtataaaagtgctttgagtggtcagaagactagaaaggcgccaTATAAgaacagtccatttaccatttttcCACCTTCCATCAAGCCCAATCAACTTAGGCTATTATTTGCTGTGACTCAGCTCCTGTCTTGTTGGACTAAAAGAATGGGCAGTCAACAGCTCGTCCTGATGAAATATTATTGCTTTGTAGTGGCTGAAATTGCCATGGAGTGACTTCAGTATACGTAGGATTGTTTTGCAGCAGACCACAGTGCTTTGCATATTCCATGACGGaggaatgaaataaataaatatggagGCAGGCTTTATTTCATGCTATTTGGGCATGCAGGTCTATAAAACCAATAATGACTATGTAGAAGGATTACTAAGCTGACTTCACTGACACTAAGAATTGTGGCTAAGAACAATATTTACAAATAGAAGGAAAaaatagagctgcaacgattattcagttagttgtcaactattaaattcatgtacaactattttgataatagatTAAATCAAGCAATAAAAAACGTTTTGATTTCAACttcttattttctgttttttacttCTTTATGAAAGAAAGTAAAcggaatatctttgggttgtggacaaaacaagacatttgaggatgtcaccttcggctttgggaaacactgattgaaGCCCTAAAAAACAGGGACAACTAGGACAGCTAGTACAGAAAGCTATTATTGTAGGCTCTATAAAACTAGTGGTGAAATAATAAGGTGAtcgacaaaaaaaataaatcaacatttttcatgATCGCTTAAttgtttaaatcatttatcaagcaTAAATGTTGATCAAATAAAAcaaccacccccccccccccctcctccacacacacacacacacacttagactAAACTactcataaaaataataaccatGGATTACTGATTATTCGCAGCCCCACCAAGAGCAGCTATTTAAGAACCCcctatttaattatttaaactttGATTAATGTAGGTATTATCAGAACAATAAAAGGAATTAGATTTTGACTTGGAGGCAAAATATAATGGACAAAGGCGGGCAGCCATGTTACAGCCAATACAGTGTTAACTCAGCTGCAAAAATAATTATTGCAGAGGGGTGGGATGTGTGTAGCAGGATTTTACATCAGGCACTTGTATGGTAAGAAGCACAGTCTAGTTAAGTTTCTATTCTTAattttaatgtgttaatttgaACCACAATAGTCAGTAAAGTACATTCTCAAATGGGACACATCttcattgatttgttttgtttttaagttaCCTCTATTCCCCGTTTCGTATGGGACCTCCAAACCCAGTTTTAACTAGTCAACCTAAGTTGCCTATACTCACATTTTCGTCCAGCACTCATGTGGGCTTCCAGACTTGTGAGTTTCGCCACAAGGTCCTTTCTTTCCGGTTTGTTTCGGAGTAAATATATCGACAGTGCACATGCATATTGGGTTGCCCTGAAATAAAGTAAGAAACAGACGGTAGAGGAAGAATGTTGTCATTCAGTTATTCAACACCCTTCAGCACGCTCGGTCTTTGCTCTAACGTAACCTCACGTttctacaaataaaatacaacgtCCACGGTTTACGACCCGGTCACAAATACTCTAAACAACTCACCTGAATATACGGTCCCTTCCTTGACTTTGGTTTGTGAAGTTTACAACCGCGTCCATGGTTAAATCGAACAAGAACAGACTGTTCTAGTTAGGAAAGGCAGAGTTGCCCCCTAGTTAAAGGACGGACCCGGGGAGATACGTTACCGTAACTTTCTCGCTAGCGTTGGTGTCTGTTACGTGTCCTCGGTGAAAACAACGTTGCCGATTAAAACGCAAGTAAATATAATCTGAACTTTGAAACTTCTTCCACGGTCACAATAAACGAATTTTTGGTCCGCTTAATTCATACATGACAGCTGAAAAAAATGTACTTGTTTCGAGACGGATACGCTCTGCAAACGGACAAAAAGCCGAATGGGTTTTGGTGACGGACCTGCGCGTCATATTAGCAACAAGATTTCAATAATTAAAGTTAAcaaacattaacacattttctttgaaTGTCGGTCCACATCGGGATTCTGGAAAAAAAATAGGATAATGATGTAATATTatactataaaaacaaaattaacaatTTTATTAGGAAAGCTCCACATCCATAAGAACAGTTCTCCAGATCCATCATCAGAATCCTTTAGAAAAG
Proteins encoded:
- the pex11a gene encoding peroxisomal membrane protein 11A, which encodes MDAVVNFTNQSQGRDRIFRATQYACALSIYLLRNKPERKDLVAKLTSLEAHMSAGRKLFRLGNTVNSIEAAKRTLQLSDRVLCLCLTVANINRALYFICDNVLWARSVGLIRDIDKERWSLNASRCYFLSLVMSLTRDVYVVIQLMVQKVRDKHFRQKIDQHLSENPEVAEVVIPQLDAFLFLLLKTLKSHPAVAYDMLKNICDLFIPLDRLGIYQSNAGVVGFCGLISSLIGIVTLAQPKLRIKP